The Hydrogenophaga crocea genome contains a region encoding:
- a CDS encoding flavin-containing monooxygenase, translating to MADTASTTHAPVIVIGAGPAGLAAAACLQQRGLRATVIEQAQAVGASWRNHYERLHLHTVKSHSALPGLPFPAEAPRYVPRQGVVDYLEAYAQHHGIVPVRGQTVVRITHEGGEWCAHLASGQVFAAPQLVLATGANREPLVPLLPGQHLFAGRVLHSRDYRNAQALRGRRVLVVGMGNTGAEIALDLAEQGVPVALSVRSPVNIVKRDVLGRPTQLSSIALARLPEPLGDALASLLRRLTVGDLSRWGLRTPRASPLRQLRREGKTPMIDIGTLARIRSGEIAVFPGIVALQRDRVRFLDGREQAFDTIVLATGYSAGLPVLFPQHTLPLDARGLPTVLHGEGALQGLHFVGFDIRQPGGLLRTIAMQAPRVAERIADAAA from the coding sequence ATGGCCGACACCGCTTCCACCACCCACGCGCCCGTGATCGTCATCGGCGCCGGCCCCGCGGGCCTGGCCGCCGCGGCCTGCCTGCAGCAGCGCGGCCTCCGCGCCACCGTGATCGAGCAGGCCCAGGCCGTGGGCGCCTCGTGGCGCAACCACTACGAGCGGCTGCACCTGCACACGGTCAAGTCGCACTCGGCGCTGCCCGGCCTGCCGTTCCCTGCCGAGGCGCCGCGCTACGTGCCGCGCCAGGGCGTGGTCGATTACCTCGAGGCCTATGCGCAACACCACGGCATCGTGCCCGTGCGCGGCCAGACCGTGGTGCGCATCACCCACGAGGGCGGCGAATGGTGCGCCCATCTCGCGTCGGGCCAGGTGTTCGCGGCGCCGCAACTGGTGCTGGCCACGGGCGCCAACCGCGAGCCCCTGGTGCCGTTGTTGCCCGGTCAGCACCTGTTCGCGGGCCGCGTGCTGCACAGCCGCGATTACCGCAATGCCCAGGCCTTGCGCGGGCGGCGGGTGCTCGTGGTGGGCATGGGCAACACCGGCGCCGAGATCGCGCTCGATCTCGCCGAGCAGGGCGTGCCCGTGGCGCTGTCGGTGCGCTCGCCGGTGAACATCGTCAAGCGCGACGTGCTGGGGCGGCCCACGCAACTCTCGAGCATTGCATTGGCCCGGCTGCCCGAGCCCCTGGGCGACGCGCTGGCCTCGCTGCTGCGCCGGCTCACGGTGGGCGACCTGAGCCGTTGGGGTCTGCGCACGCCCCGGGCCTCGCCGCTGCGCCAGCTGCGCCGCGAGGGCAAGACGCCGATGATCGACATCGGCACGCTCGCGCGCATCCGCTCGGGCGAGATCGCGGTGTTCCCTGGCATCGTCGCGCTGCAGCGCGACCGCGTGCGCTTCCTCGACGGCCGCGAGCAGGCCTTCGACACCATCGTGCTCGCCACCGGCTACAGCGCGGGCCTGCCGGTGCTGTTCCCGCAGCACACCCTGCCGCTCGATGCACGCGGCCTGCCCACCGTGCTGCATGGCGAGGGCGCGCTGCAGGGCCTGCACTTCGTGGGCTTCGACATCCGCCAGCCCGGCGGGCTGCTGCGCACGATCGCCATGCAGGCCCCGCGCGTGGCCGAGCGCATCGCGGACGCGGCGGCCTGA
- the egtB gene encoding ergothioneine biosynthesis protein EgtB: MQRDPFTDLAARYTEVRARSTALCAPLAPEDHVPQPVADVSPPKWHLAHTTWFFEALLLTPAWPGYRVHHPGYGYLFNSYYEGEGPRVPRAQRGALSRPTVAEVHAYRAHVDAAVQAWLATRPTPEWLERLELGLQHEQQHQELLLTDIKFILGHQPLRPAYARADTGTVDPQHEHAAQDAGPLRWIAHPGGVVAIGHAGPGFAFDNEGARHELLLRPFGIANRLVNNAEYAAFIESGGYERAQHWHAEGWDWRNASGERAPMYWFRGEGGAWWHQTLAGPQPLPADAPVTHVNWYEACAYADWAGARLPTEAEWEAAATGAGMPWGRRWEWTASAYAPYPGFRRATGSVGEYNGKFMVNQQVLRGMSFATPPGHGRSSYRNFFHPPLRWQYTGIRLARS, encoded by the coding sequence ATGCAACGCGACCCGTTCACCGACCTGGCCGCGCGCTACACCGAGGTGCGCGCCCGCAGCACGGCCCTGTGCGCGCCGCTCGCGCCCGAAGACCATGTGCCACAGCCGGTGGCCGACGTGAGCCCGCCCAAGTGGCATCTGGCGCACACCACCTGGTTCTTCGAGGCCCTGCTGCTCACGCCCGCCTGGCCCGGCTACCGCGTGCACCACCCCGGCTACGGCTACCTGTTCAACAGCTATTACGAAGGTGAGGGCCCGCGCGTGCCGCGCGCGCAGCGCGGCGCGCTGAGCCGGCCCACCGTCGCCGAGGTGCACGCCTACCGGGCCCACGTGGACGCCGCCGTGCAGGCCTGGCTGGCCACGCGGCCCACGCCCGAGTGGCTGGAGCGCCTCGAGCTCGGCCTGCAACACGAGCAGCAGCACCAGGAACTGCTGCTCACCGACATCAAGTTCATCCTCGGTCACCAGCCGCTGCGCCCGGCCTATGCACGGGCCGACACCGGCACCGTCGACCCGCAGCACGAACACGCGGCACAGGACGCCGGCCCGCTGCGCTGGATCGCGCACCCCGGCGGCGTGGTGGCCATCGGCCACGCGGGCCCGGGCTTCGCGTTCGACAATGAGGGCGCGCGCCACGAGCTGCTGCTGCGGCCCTTCGGCATCGCCAACCGCCTGGTGAACAACGCCGAGTACGCCGCCTTCATCGAGTCCGGCGGTTACGAACGCGCGCAGCACTGGCATGCCGAGGGCTGGGACTGGCGCAACGCCTCGGGCGAGCGCGCCCCGATGTACTGGTTCCGCGGCGAAGGCGGCGCGTGGTGGCACCAGACCCTGGCCGGCCCGCAGCCGCTGCCCGCCGATGCGCCCGTGACACACGTGAACTGGTACGAGGCCTGCGCCTATGCCGACTGGGCCGGCGCGCGGCTGCCCACCGAAGCCGAATGGGAGGCCGCGGCCACCGGCGCCGGCATGCCCTGGGGCCGGCGCTGGGAATGGACCGCGAGCGCCTACGCGCCGTACCCGGGCTTCCGGCGCGCGACCGGCTCGGTGGGCGAGTACAACGGCAAGTTCATGGTGAACCAGCAGGTGCTGCGCGGCATGTCGTTTGCCACTCCGCCCGGCCATGGGCGCAGCAGCTACCGCAACTTCTTCCACCCGCCGCTGCGCTGGCAGTACACCGGCATCCGCCTGGCCCGATCCTGA
- a CDS encoding phosphatase PAP2 family protein has product MTPSPTAAFLPASASPWLRLDIRLFRLLHAGRGPAALMGFARALARWSWLPLLALVAWVSLDHRLGPVLALLCLAWAGLVQLAGKRLARRWQAQRPFALGLCPNHLGHGGRAGFPSSHALVMGAVLGALLPHTASGAALAAMAALALGTGWARVHTGAHFPLDVIVGLAMGLAAGLGFGLLLA; this is encoded by the coding sequence ATGACACCGTCGCCGACCGCCGCTTTCCTGCCCGCCAGTGCCTCGCCGTGGTTGCGGCTGGACATCCGCCTGTTCCGCCTGCTGCACGCGGGCCGGGGCCCGGCCGCGCTGATGGGGTTTGCGCGCGCCCTGGCGCGCTGGAGCTGGCTGCCGCTGCTGGCGCTGGTGGCCTGGGTCTCGCTCGATCACCGCCTGGGCCCCGTGCTGGCGCTGCTCTGCCTGGCCTGGGCCGGCCTGGTGCAGCTCGCGGGCAAGCGGCTTGCGCGGCGCTGGCAGGCGCAGCGCCCGTTTGCGCTCGGGCTGTGCCCCAACCACCTGGGCCATGGCGGCCGCGCGGGCTTTCCCAGCAGCCACGCGCTCGTGATGGGCGCCGTGCTGGGCGCGCTGCTGCCGCACACGGCCAGCGGCGCAGCGCTCGCGGCCATGGCCGCACTGGCCCTGGGCACGGGCTGGGCGCGCGTGCACACCGGCGCGCACTTCCCGCTCGATGTCATCGTGGGCCTGGCCATGGGCCTGGCCGCGGGCCTGGGCTTCGGCCTGCTGCTGGCCTGA